CCTTTACGACGGGGCGCAGGCCGGCCAGCACCTCGGCGGTGGTGCCGGGCCGGGGGCCCTCGTCGGTGTCGACGACGGTGCTGCCCTTGCGGCCGTGGACGGTGACCGGGACGATTTCCTCCGTGAAGCGGCCGCCGGCGATGGCTTTAAGCGCCCGCTCGTGGGAACGGACGGCGAACGCGTCGCAGTCCTCGCGGGAGGTGCCGTACACGCGGGCCACTTCCTCCGCGGTCTCCGGCATGGAGAACGTCATCTTGCCGTCGCGGGAGAGTTCGCCGGAGAGGAAATTGGGGTTCGTGAAGCGCCAGCCGATGGAGGTGTCGAAGGTGGCGCCGGGCTTGGCGAACGCCTTCTCCGGCTTGGCCATGACCCACGGCGCGCGGGACATGGATTCCACGCCGCCGGCCACCACGATGTCCGCGGCTCCTGCCATGACCATGTGGCCGGCCATGGTGATGGCGCTCATGCCGGAGGCGCACAGCCGGTTGACGGTGATGCCGGGGACGGTGTCGGGGAAGCCGGCCAGCAGCCACGCCATGCGCGCCACGTTGCGGTTTTCCTCGCCGGCGCCATTGGCGTTGCCGAAGATGACCTCATCCACGTCCGCCGGGTCGATCCCGGTCCTGGCGACCAGTTCCTTGATGGTCAGCGCGGCGAGGTCGTCGGGCCGGACACTGGACAGCGCCCCGCCGTAGCGCCCCACCGGGGTCCGGACGCCGCCCACCAGAAAAGCCTGCGGTGCTGCTGTGGCCATGAAAGTATCCTTCGAACGTACTGTGCGGCGTGGCAAGTGCTTACGCCAGGGACCCGGCCGCAATTTACCGACCGTTCGTTCTATAAATATTCCATGTGATGGGGCGCACGGTCAACCGCGTCCCTCGACTGTGTTGCAGCTCTTGGACGAAAACGGGACGAAAACGGGTCATATTCGCCGAAATCCGTCCAATATCTGCAACACAGTCCGGGGTGGCTACAGTGGATCCATGACCGCCCCCCACGCCGCAGCCGCCCCGTCCGCACCCGAAACCGCCGCCCCGGCCGTGCCGCCCGTGGCCAAAAGGGTCCCCGTGGCGCGCACGCACCACGGAGACACCTTCACGGACAACTACGAATGGCTGCGCGAGAAGGAAAATCCGGACGTCGTGGCGCACCTCAACAAGGAGCAGGCGTACACGGACGCCGTGACCGCCGGCCAGGAACAGCTCCGCACGGACATCTTCAACGAGATCAAGAACCGCACGCAGGAGACCGACCTGTCCGTGCCCAGCCGCAAGGACGGCTGGTGGTACTACGCCCGCATGGTGGAGGGCAGCGCCTACTCCATCCAGTGCCGGGTCCGCGCGGAAGGCGACGGCAGCAACGTTGAAGACTGGACTCCCCCCGTGGTGGAGCCGGGCGTGGACGTGCCCGGTGAACAAATCCTGCTGGACGGCAACGCCGAGGCCGACGGCAAGCCATTCTTCTCCCTGGGCGGCGCCGCCGTCACCCGCGACGGCAACCTCTACGCGTACGCCGCGGACTTCGCCGGCGACGAGCTGTTCACCGTCCGGATCAAGGACCTGCGCACGGGCGAACTGCTGCCGGACACCATCGAGAAGGCGTTTTACGGCCTGGCCTTTTCCCCCGACGGCGGCACCCTGTACTACATGGTGGCCGACGACTCCTGGCGCCCCCACCAGGTGAAGACGCACGTCCTGGGCACGCCGGTCGCCGAAGACCAGGTCCTGTATCAGGAGGACGACGTCGCCATGTGGACGGGGTTCGGGCTCTCCGCCGACCGCCGGCACCTGGTGGTCAGCATCGGCTGCTCGGAGTTCAGCGAGACCCGCCTGCTGGACTTCGACGCCCCCGAAATAGGCCTGCAGACGCTCATCCCGCGCGGCGCGCACATCCTGTACGACGCCGAACCGTTCCTGTGGGAAGGCGTCGAAAAGATCCTCTTGACCCATGACCGCGACGCCGCCAACTCCATGGTTTCGCTGGTCGATGCAGCGGAGTTCACCAAGCCGCTGGCCGAACAGCACTGGTCCACCGTGATCGCCCACGACGACACCGTGCGCATCAACGGCGCCACCG
This genomic stretch from Arthrobacter dokdonellae harbors:
- a CDS encoding thiolase family protein, yielding MATAAPQAFLVGGVRTPVGRYGGALSSVRPDDLAALTIKELVARTGIDPADVDEVIFGNANGAGEENRNVARMAWLLAGFPDTVPGITVNRLCASGMSAITMAGHMVMAGAADIVVAGGVESMSRAPWVMAKPEKAFAKPGATFDTSIGWRFTNPNFLSGELSRDGKMTFSMPETAEEVARVYGTSREDCDAFAVRSHERALKAIAGGRFTEEIVPVTVHGRKGSTVVDTDEGPRPGTTAEVLAGLRPVVKGGSVVTAGNASSLNDGASAIIVASERAIQKYGLTPRGRILDGASAGVAPEIMGMGPVAASRKVLERQGIGVGQLGAVELNEAFASQSLACMRELGLDAGTVNNDGGAIALGHPLGSSGSRIVITLLGRLERESGTGSGRLGLATMCVGVGQGAALLVEGL